In Vigna unguiculata cultivar IT97K-499-35 chromosome 3, ASM411807v1, whole genome shotgun sequence, a single genomic region encodes these proteins:
- the LOC114176355 gene encoding cyclin-dependent kinase inhibitor 7-like yields the protein MDMAQVKTRARTALGVGASATSPKRRKIAINNSNNISPSSFVQLKSLSNTTSPESEERCSGESPASCCSSNGSFDENRIIKFSDLEVENAQVETSTCNCGEQQMRREMSLSSELRIANSQEVDSAEKKPTMQTKTKSRCGVPPAPQKRPTESELEEFFAVAEKDIQKRFSEKYNYDIVKDMPLEGRYEWVKLKP from the exons ATGGATATGGCTCAGGTGAAGACACGAGCTCGAACTGCATTGGGCGTTGGAGCTTCTGCGACTTCACCGAAGAGAAGGAAAATCGCCATtaacaacagcaacaacatcTCACCGTCCTCCTTCGTTCAACTCAAGAGTTTGAGTAATACAACCTCGCCGGAGTCGGAGGAGCGCTGTTCCGGCGAATCTCCGGCGTCGTGTTGCTCCAGCAACGGATCCTTCGACGAAAACCGAATCATCAAATTCTCAGATCTGGAG GTAGAGAACGCTCAAGTTGAAACGTCGACGTGCAACTGCGGTGAACAACAAATGAG GAGAGAGATGAGTCTCTCGAGTGAGCTTCGAATTGCGAATTCGCAGGAGGTGGATTCAGCGGAGAAGAAGCCAACGATGCAGACCAAAACCAAATCTCGATGTGGCGTTCCACCAGCGCCGCAGAAAAGGCCAACGGAGTCGGAGCTCGAAGAATTCTTCGCCGTCGCGGAGAAAGACATTCAGAAACGCTTCTCAGAAAA GTATAATTATGATATTGTGAAAGACATGCCCTTGGAAGGACGATACGAGTGGGTGAAATTGAAGCCATAA
- the LOC114179871 gene encoding uncharacterized membrane protein At3g27390 isoform X2 produces the protein MDFQSFMKGWMKASYVVFVFLYAFFLGALKGIVVGPIACLVLILGNVGVILALFPSHVAWTVYTLFKIQMFDAALKVAIFIALPALFCLWLGLGIAGSVLVGVGYGFFTPWVSTFEAFRHDNESKKFSHCIVDGTYGTIKGSCTVVRDFADMCYHSYPSFLKELRESPTSDERQRLRLIHVPGCVIVGILGLVVEIPLFTAIAIVKSPYMLFKGWFRLLHDLISREGPFLETVCVPIAGLTIFVWPLVVLASILLAIISSIFFGIYAAVIERSFRRGLAYLIAMVAEFDEYTNDWLYLRDGTFLPKPQYRKRKASQSSEFSVRGSSVGGSRLNTSMDPPAMFMPNLAPSRSVREAIQEVKMVQIWGNMMKYCEMRGKELLDANVLTGADLCEWMRGKNINEASIVGVGLPCYSLLQALIFSIKANSSGVLLLEDFEITYLNRPKDKLLDWFFNPVMVLKEQIRVIKLGEAEVRYLEKVVLFGFNKQRQEAWDNGGLMTPDALKAAQMEGISRRMIGMIRGVSKLPTYRRKFRQIVKALIAHSLEKDVSGKALATHSGDVLDICEKALVTKYLDSEKEPSGRSNRSIVSVASDENV, from the exons ATGGATTTTCAAAGCTTTATGAAAGGTTGGATGAAGGCTTCTTACGTGGTCTTTGTGTTCCTCTATGCTTTCTTCCTTGGTGCTTTAAAAg GCATAGTCGTGGGTCCTATTGCTTGTCTGGTTCTTATTTTAGGCAACGTTGGGGTGATTCTGGCGCTGTTTCCTTCACATGTGGCTTGGACTGTTTATACCCTTTTTAA GATTCAGATGTTTGATGCAGCCTTGAAAGTTGCCATTTTTATTGCTTTGCCTGCCTTGTTTTGCTTGTGGTTGGGTCTAGGCATAGCGGGAAGCGTTCTTGTTGGAGTGGGGTATGGTTTCTTTACCCCTTGGGTTTCAACTTTTGAGGCCTTCAGACATGATAACGAGTCCAAGAAATTTTCTCACTGTATTGTG GATGGAACTTATGGAACTATCAAAGGCAGTTGCACGGTGGTTAGGGATTTTGCAGATATGTGTTACCATTCATACCCAAGTTTCTTAAAGGAACTACGTGAATCACCTACCTCAGATGAACGTCAGAGGCTAAG GTTAATTCATGTTCCTGGATGCGTCATTGTTGGGATACTGGGGCTAGTTGTGGAGATTCCCCTTTTCACTGCAATTGCTATAGTAAAGAGCCCCTACATGCTGTTCAAGGGCTGGTTCAGACTTTTGCATGATTTGATTAGCAGAGAAGGTCCATTCCTTGAAACAGTTTGTGTTCCCATTGCTGGTTTGACAATATTTGTGTGGCCACTAGTTGTCCTTGCCAGCATATTGTTGGCTATTATATCAAGcattttttttggaatttatgCAGCTGTTATA GAAAGATCTTTCCGTAGAGGTTTAGCCTATCTGATTGCTATGGTTGCTGAATTTGATGAATATACAAATGATTGGCTGTATCTACGGGACGGGACATTCTTGCCAAA GCCCCAGTATCGAAAGAGAAAAGCTTCTCAATCATCCGAGTTTTCTGTGAGAGGATCCAGTGTGGGTGGAAGCAGATTAAACACTTCGATGGACCCGCCTGCAATGTTTATGCCAAACTTAGCTCCTTCAAGATCTGTTAGAGAGGCCATTCAAGAGGTGAAAATGGTGCAG ATTTGGGGAAATATGATGAAGTACTGTGAGATGAGAGGCAAGGAATTATTGGATGCGAATGTACTTACAGGTGCTGACCTCTGTGAATGGATGAGGGGAAAGAATATAAATGAAGCTTCCATAGTTGGTGTTGGTTTGCCTTGTTATTCACTCCTACAAGCACTTATCTTCTCCATCAAAGCCAATTCAAGTGGTGTATTGCTGCTTGAGGACTTTGAGATTACGTATTTGAACAGGCCAAAGGACAAGTTGTTGGATTGGTTCTTCAATCCTGTGATGGTTCTGAAGGAACAGATAAGGGTGATCAAATTGGGGGAAGCTGAAGTGAGATACTTGGAAAAAGTAGTTCTCTTTGGATTCAACAAGCAACGCCAGGAGGCTTGGGATAATGGTGGTTTAATGACACCTGATGCTCTTAAAGCTGCCCAAATGGAGGGAATTTCCAGAAG GATGATTGGAATGATAAGAGGAGTATCAAAGCTGCCAACATACAGAAGGAAATTTCGTCAGATTGTAAAAGCTTTGATTGCTCATTCTTTGGAGAAAGACGTTTCAGGAAAGGCTTTAGCTACTCATTCAGGGGATGTATTAGATATTTGTGAAAAGGCTTTGGTTACTAAATATTTGGATTCGGAGAAAGAACCTTCTGGAAGATCCAATAGGTCTATAGTATCAGTTGCCTCCGATGAAAATGTTTGA
- the LOC114179871 gene encoding uncharacterized membrane protein At3g27390 isoform X1: protein MDFQSFMKGWMKASYVVFVFLYAFFLGALKGIVVGPIACLVLILGNVGVILALFPSHVAWTVYTLFKIQMFDAALKVAIFIALPALFCLWLGLGIAGSVLVGVGYGFFTPWVSTFEAFRHDNESKKFSHCIVDGTYGTIKGSCTVVRDFADMCYHSYPSFLKELRESPTSDERQRLRLIHVPGCVIVGILGLVVEIPLFTAIAIVKSPYMLFKGWFRLLHDLISREGPFLETVCVPIAGLTIFVWPLVVLASILLAIISSIFFGIYAAVIVCQERSFRRGLAYLIAMVAEFDEYTNDWLYLRDGTFLPKPQYRKRKASQSSEFSVRGSSVGGSRLNTSMDPPAMFMPNLAPSRSVREAIQEVKMVQIWGNMMKYCEMRGKELLDANVLTGADLCEWMRGKNINEASIVGVGLPCYSLLQALIFSIKANSSGVLLLEDFEITYLNRPKDKLLDWFFNPVMVLKEQIRVIKLGEAEVRYLEKVVLFGFNKQRQEAWDNGGLMTPDALKAAQMEGISRRMIGMIRGVSKLPTYRRKFRQIVKALIAHSLEKDVSGKALATHSGDVLDICEKALVTKYLDSEKEPSGRSNRSIVSVASDENV from the exons ATGGATTTTCAAAGCTTTATGAAAGGTTGGATGAAGGCTTCTTACGTGGTCTTTGTGTTCCTCTATGCTTTCTTCCTTGGTGCTTTAAAAg GCATAGTCGTGGGTCCTATTGCTTGTCTGGTTCTTATTTTAGGCAACGTTGGGGTGATTCTGGCGCTGTTTCCTTCACATGTGGCTTGGACTGTTTATACCCTTTTTAA GATTCAGATGTTTGATGCAGCCTTGAAAGTTGCCATTTTTATTGCTTTGCCTGCCTTGTTTTGCTTGTGGTTGGGTCTAGGCATAGCGGGAAGCGTTCTTGTTGGAGTGGGGTATGGTTTCTTTACCCCTTGGGTTTCAACTTTTGAGGCCTTCAGACATGATAACGAGTCCAAGAAATTTTCTCACTGTATTGTG GATGGAACTTATGGAACTATCAAAGGCAGTTGCACGGTGGTTAGGGATTTTGCAGATATGTGTTACCATTCATACCCAAGTTTCTTAAAGGAACTACGTGAATCACCTACCTCAGATGAACGTCAGAGGCTAAG GTTAATTCATGTTCCTGGATGCGTCATTGTTGGGATACTGGGGCTAGTTGTGGAGATTCCCCTTTTCACTGCAATTGCTATAGTAAAGAGCCCCTACATGCTGTTCAAGGGCTGGTTCAGACTTTTGCATGATTTGATTAGCAGAGAAGGTCCATTCCTTGAAACAGTTTGTGTTCCCATTGCTGGTTTGACAATATTTGTGTGGCCACTAGTTGTCCTTGCCAGCATATTGTTGGCTATTATATCAAGcattttttttggaatttatgCAGCTGTTATAGTATGTCAG GAAAGATCTTTCCGTAGAGGTTTAGCCTATCTGATTGCTATGGTTGCTGAATTTGATGAATATACAAATGATTGGCTGTATCTACGGGACGGGACATTCTTGCCAAA GCCCCAGTATCGAAAGAGAAAAGCTTCTCAATCATCCGAGTTTTCTGTGAGAGGATCCAGTGTGGGTGGAAGCAGATTAAACACTTCGATGGACCCGCCTGCAATGTTTATGCCAAACTTAGCTCCTTCAAGATCTGTTAGAGAGGCCATTCAAGAGGTGAAAATGGTGCAG ATTTGGGGAAATATGATGAAGTACTGTGAGATGAGAGGCAAGGAATTATTGGATGCGAATGTACTTACAGGTGCTGACCTCTGTGAATGGATGAGGGGAAAGAATATAAATGAAGCTTCCATAGTTGGTGTTGGTTTGCCTTGTTATTCACTCCTACAAGCACTTATCTTCTCCATCAAAGCCAATTCAAGTGGTGTATTGCTGCTTGAGGACTTTGAGATTACGTATTTGAACAGGCCAAAGGACAAGTTGTTGGATTGGTTCTTCAATCCTGTGATGGTTCTGAAGGAACAGATAAGGGTGATCAAATTGGGGGAAGCTGAAGTGAGATACTTGGAAAAAGTAGTTCTCTTTGGATTCAACAAGCAACGCCAGGAGGCTTGGGATAATGGTGGTTTAATGACACCTGATGCTCTTAAAGCTGCCCAAATGGAGGGAATTTCCAGAAG GATGATTGGAATGATAAGAGGAGTATCAAAGCTGCCAACATACAGAAGGAAATTTCGTCAGATTGTAAAAGCTTTGATTGCTCATTCTTTGGAGAAAGACGTTTCAGGAAAGGCTTTAGCTACTCATTCAGGGGATGTATTAGATATTTGTGAAAAGGCTTTGGTTACTAAATATTTGGATTCGGAGAAAGAACCTTCTGGAAGATCCAATAGGTCTATAGTATCAGTTGCCTCCGATGAAAATGTTTGA
- the LOC114179871 gene encoding uncharacterized membrane protein At3g27390 isoform X3, whose translation MFDAALKVAIFIALPALFCLWLGLGIAGSVLVGVGYGFFTPWVSTFEAFRHDNESKKFSHCIVDGTYGTIKGSCTVVRDFADMCYHSYPSFLKELRESPTSDERQRLRLIHVPGCVIVGILGLVVEIPLFTAIAIVKSPYMLFKGWFRLLHDLISREGPFLETVCVPIAGLTIFVWPLVVLASILLAIISSIFFGIYAAVIVCQERSFRRGLAYLIAMVAEFDEYTNDWLYLRDGTFLPKPQYRKRKASQSSEFSVRGSSVGGSRLNTSMDPPAMFMPNLAPSRSVREAIQEVKMVQIWGNMMKYCEMRGKELLDANVLTGADLCEWMRGKNINEASIVGVGLPCYSLLQALIFSIKANSSGVLLLEDFEITYLNRPKDKLLDWFFNPVMVLKEQIRVIKLGEAEVRYLEKVVLFGFNKQRQEAWDNGGLMTPDALKAAQMEGISRRMIGMIRGVSKLPTYRRKFRQIVKALIAHSLEKDVSGKALATHSGDVLDICEKALVTKYLDSEKEPSGRSNRSIVSVASDENV comes from the exons ATGTTTGATGCAGCCTTGAAAGTTGCCATTTTTATTGCTTTGCCTGCCTTGTTTTGCTTGTGGTTGGGTCTAGGCATAGCGGGAAGCGTTCTTGTTGGAGTGGGGTATGGTTTCTTTACCCCTTGGGTTTCAACTTTTGAGGCCTTCAGACATGATAACGAGTCCAAGAAATTTTCTCACTGTATTGTG GATGGAACTTATGGAACTATCAAAGGCAGTTGCACGGTGGTTAGGGATTTTGCAGATATGTGTTACCATTCATACCCAAGTTTCTTAAAGGAACTACGTGAATCACCTACCTCAGATGAACGTCAGAGGCTAAG GTTAATTCATGTTCCTGGATGCGTCATTGTTGGGATACTGGGGCTAGTTGTGGAGATTCCCCTTTTCACTGCAATTGCTATAGTAAAGAGCCCCTACATGCTGTTCAAGGGCTGGTTCAGACTTTTGCATGATTTGATTAGCAGAGAAGGTCCATTCCTTGAAACAGTTTGTGTTCCCATTGCTGGTTTGACAATATTTGTGTGGCCACTAGTTGTCCTTGCCAGCATATTGTTGGCTATTATATCAAGcattttttttggaatttatgCAGCTGTTATAGTATGTCAG GAAAGATCTTTCCGTAGAGGTTTAGCCTATCTGATTGCTATGGTTGCTGAATTTGATGAATATACAAATGATTGGCTGTATCTACGGGACGGGACATTCTTGCCAAA GCCCCAGTATCGAAAGAGAAAAGCTTCTCAATCATCCGAGTTTTCTGTGAGAGGATCCAGTGTGGGTGGAAGCAGATTAAACACTTCGATGGACCCGCCTGCAATGTTTATGCCAAACTTAGCTCCTTCAAGATCTGTTAGAGAGGCCATTCAAGAGGTGAAAATGGTGCAG ATTTGGGGAAATATGATGAAGTACTGTGAGATGAGAGGCAAGGAATTATTGGATGCGAATGTACTTACAGGTGCTGACCTCTGTGAATGGATGAGGGGAAAGAATATAAATGAAGCTTCCATAGTTGGTGTTGGTTTGCCTTGTTATTCACTCCTACAAGCACTTATCTTCTCCATCAAAGCCAATTCAAGTGGTGTATTGCTGCTTGAGGACTTTGAGATTACGTATTTGAACAGGCCAAAGGACAAGTTGTTGGATTGGTTCTTCAATCCTGTGATGGTTCTGAAGGAACAGATAAGGGTGATCAAATTGGGGGAAGCTGAAGTGAGATACTTGGAAAAAGTAGTTCTCTTTGGATTCAACAAGCAACGCCAGGAGGCTTGGGATAATGGTGGTTTAATGACACCTGATGCTCTTAAAGCTGCCCAAATGGAGGGAATTTCCAGAAG GATGATTGGAATGATAAGAGGAGTATCAAAGCTGCCAACATACAGAAGGAAATTTCGTCAGATTGTAAAAGCTTTGATTGCTCATTCTTTGGAGAAAGACGTTTCAGGAAAGGCTTTAGCTACTCATTCAGGGGATGTATTAGATATTTGTGAAAAGGCTTTGGTTACTAAATATTTGGATTCGGAGAAAGAACCTTCTGGAAGATCCAATAGGTCTATAGTATCAGTTGCCTCCGATGAAAATGTTTGA